The following are from one region of the Dreissena polymorpha isolate Duluth1 chromosome 2, UMN_Dpol_1.0, whole genome shotgun sequence genome:
- the LOC127866360 gene encoding uncharacterized protein LOC127866360: MHKSVTEAGYNGDNIRLIIKVSKGENDLVSFNVAVLLVSISGRNSCNADILPTESVCQMTGNLGLLIGLIITGVLLFAVIVCLVIAISLLMKKTKDSSEYDVPAPPTDHDNYARIDVNMVNLRNTNELRNTYENEFHS; this comes from the exons ATGCATAAGTCAGTGACTGAGGCAGGATACAACGGCGACAACATTCGTTTGATCATTAAA GTATCAAAGGGTGAAAATGATTTGGTAAGTTTCAACGTTGCGGTCTTGCTGGTGAGCATTTCAGGTCGCAATTCATGTAATGCAGACATCCTTCCGACTGAATCAGTATGCCAGATGACTGGTAACCTAGGATTGCTTATTGGTTTAATAATCACGGGCGTGCTTCTGTTCGCAGTCATCGTTTGTCTTGTTATCGCCATCTCTCTTTTGATGAAAAAGACAAAGGACTCTTCAGAATATGATGTACCAG CGCCACCAACAGACCACGATAATTACGCAAGGATTGATGTTAACATGGTCAATCTTAGAAATACGAATGAATTAAGGAACACGTACGAAAATGAATTCCACAGCTAG